In Buchananella sp. 14KM1171, the genomic stretch TGCCCTGCGGCTCCGCCTCAATCACGTCCCCAACAACCTCAAGCGCACCGTCCGTCAGGGTAACTGCATAACCGGAAACGGTGGAGTCTGCCAGGAACGCGTCGACCAGACCAGATGCCAGGTTGGTGGTGGCCTCCGTCTGCTGGTCGAAGGCAGCCACGTCAATGACCTTGGCCTTGCACTCGTTCTGGTTCAACTTCTCCAGGTATTCCTGCTGGTAAGAGCCGGTGAGCACGCCGATGCGCGAGCCGCACACGTTAGTCGGGTCAAAGGACTTGGGGTTGCCTGTCTGCACCGCGTAGGAGGACCCAACGTTGATGTAAGCGATCATGTTGGTGACGTCGGTGCGCTCATCAGTAATGGTGAAAGAGGAAATTCCGGCGTCGAACTTGGTGCCGATGGCCGGGATGATGGAGTCGAACTGGGCGTGGGTGACTTCCACCTTCAATCCGAGCACAGCGGCGAGCGCGCCCGCGAGCTCGACGTCGTATCCAACCGGGGTCTGCCCGTCCTCTGCGCGGAACTCTGCAGGGGCGTAGTCGGTAGAGGCGCCAACGCGAAGCACTCCGGCCTCCTTGACCGCAGGTGGCACCAGTTCGGCTAGCTCGGGCACGGCCTTGACGGTAGAGACATCGAATCGAACGTCCCCGGTGGCGCTGGTGCCGGAGGCACCCGAATCAGCGGCGGGGGTCTCAGAGCTGGCGCAGCCAGAGACCAACAGGGCAATTGCGGCAGCTGCGGCGGGCAGCGCGAACTTGCGGTTCATGGATTCCTCCTGGAGATCAGATGCCGCCATCATATACGTGCATATGCGTGCGCAGCTATAAATATGCAGCGAATTGGCCATATTTCTAAGGTGTTCTATGCGTCACTATTTCGGCTGCGGTGCATACTTGTTGGCGCCAGAGCGGTACGAACCCCGCCGCGAGCAGAGCCGCACTGCCAGGGGCCCGGGTGGCTCGCAACAAAAAGGAGGCCGCCTCCCAATGTGAAGGGAGGCGGCCCGGCTAGGTGCGCGAAGGCCTCAGCGGCCGCGCATGCCCTTGCGGTCCGGGCGGGCCTTGGACGGGTCGATACCGCGCGGGATCGGCATGCCGGTCTTGGCCTGCAACGCGGTCAGGCGCTTGGCCACCGCCGGGACCTCAGCGGCGGTGAGCTGGTTCTTCAGCCGCGAGACCTGCCACTGCAGCTTGCCGAGCGGCACCTGGCCGGTCTCGGGGCCGCACTGGAACAGGTAGACGGGCACGTTCGGGGCAACACGGTTGACCTTCTTGCGCTCGTCCTCCAGCAGCTTCTCCACCCGTTGGGCGGGGCCCTCGCTGACCAGCACCACGCCGGGGCGGCCCACCAGACGCCAGACGATGTCCTGCTGGCGAGTGATCATCGCCGGGCGCTCCTCGATGGTCCAGCCGCGCGAGATCTGCTGCAGCACGGCACCGGCCGCGCCGGGCATCCCCTCGATCTGGGAGTAGGAAGCCTTGCGGGTGA encodes the following:
- a CDS encoding ABC transporter substrate-binding protein, translating into MNRKFALPAAAAAIALLVSGCASSETPAADSGASGTSATGDVRFDVSTVKAVPELAELVPPAVKEAGVLRVGASTDYAPAEFRAEDGQTPVGYDVELAGALAAVLGLKVEVTHAQFDSIIPAIGTKFDAGISSFTITDERTDVTNMIAYINVGSSYAVQTGNPKSFDPTNVCGSRIGVLTGSYQQEYLEKLNQNECKAKVIDVAAFDQQTEATTNLASGLVDAFLADSTVSGYAVTLTDGALEVVGDVIEAEPQGIIVAQDDAALTEALAKAMQHLMDDGTWTKILTAWGSGDAALSTAEVFSK
- a CDS encoding DUF4191 domain-containing protein, which codes for MSNSQPAPGAKRRWYHNLKDAFTITRRSYPFITWLLPLLFVGIAVLMGFLGWFFTHRTSYTIYWSILGVLTGGVAALGVLSWLTRKASYSQIEGMPGAAGAVLQQISRGWTIEERPAMITRQQDIVWRLVGRPGVVLVSEGPAQRVEKLLEDERKKVNRVAPNVPVYLFQCGPETGQVPLGKLQWQVSRLKNQLTAAEVPAVAKRLTALQAKTGMPIPRGIDPSKARPDRKGMRGR